DNA sequence from the Pectinophora gossypiella chromosome 12, ilPecGoss1.1, whole genome shotgun sequence genome:
TTAaaataatggcagaagcatatataaaataattgttgcctgatatttggatcacattattagaattatgttgctacctaatattgcttctcttcattttgatcagaataataatgggtggaagatgtaattgtgcctgggtgttataaaagggtcatcataatatacctacccaaaataaacataaaagatgcattattatgtttactatacttgaaattagaaggttaaaaaaGCGGCGCGAATAGGCGCGTGACAATATATAAAATGTGATAACTGCGGCGGGCGCGTGTGTTGCGGCTTCTATGGCGCGCTCGTCTGGGTGTGTGTTCACCTTTAGAAGGCTGCACGCTAGGTCAAAGCCATAAAAAtcttactaaaaaataaataagtgtcatattgcaaatgtcaaataaataagttgatTGATGGTTGCAAATTGTAAATGCCGTGTTAATTTGTGTTTCGACAAGTTTTCGGGATTGCAAAGTAATATTTCTGATAATGTATCTTTAATTTTTACAGAAAAGTTATTTTAAACAACTAGGACCATTAGTAATTTGAAATTCACAATGGGGGACAATTTCCAAAATAAAACCACAATGGCACCGGTCATGATGGACTACGACTTCAAAGTGAAGACCCAAAATGAGAGATCTAAAGTGGAAGATCTGTTTGACTACGAAGGCTGCAAAGTAGGGAGAGGAACGTATGGTCATGTATACAAAGCTAGGAGGAAAGACGGGTCTGATACTAAAGATTACGCACTAAAACAAATTGAAGGTACAGGCTTATCCATGTCAGCTTGTAGAGAGATCGCTGTAAGTATCACAATTTAAATATACCTtgttacaaattttattttttagtctccgttttgtaataacactgacTGTGTTCTTTATAAGTATCTCACAAGACGCTTGTTTTGTGATCAACCCTTAGGAGTATGATATAATAAAAAGAGCTTATAGTATTCCAATGCCCACTCTAAAAACTCTTCTCTCATAAAAAGGTTTGGCAACTATGAGAGCACACACATATAATGGAGCTGCAAAGTTTTGCTCCATTAAAAATTGTACTGTCCTAAACACAAAACAGATTTTAGCATAAAGTTAGCATATCTTTAGACTGTGAATGGTACACAAGAGCTATTAAAATAGATGGCTTTTTTTTCTCATATAAGTACATATGTAATTATATCTTTCTTCTTTTCTTGGCCCTGTTTAATTACTgctgtttttaattgtattgtgAAATTGCacatcaattattttattattattattttatttatttattttaacataattctgtagtgtgtttgtgcaataaagatagtattattatttgagcTACAAATCtagattattattttgaaatgaaaatttatgatatttctacaatgtacggtcacaagtactaatatgtatacactttgaaaccatgtcacagtaaaatgggtacatgatattggtcttcttcttcttctttgcgagtcgatggcgatcgaagctaaatttttgctgaccaataattatAGAGCAATTTATCATAAAATCTTGTTACAATTAAGATACTCATTTTTTAAgcgatttatttttgttttcagttGTTACGAGAACTAAAACATCCTAACGTTATAAATCTTATTCGAGTATTTCTCTCACACACTGATCGCAAAGTTTGGTTATTGTTTGATTATGCTGAACATGATCTTTGGCACATTATCAAGTTCCATCGAGCTGCTAAGGCAAACAAGAAATCTGTAATGGTACCCAAAGGGATGGTAAAGAGTCTTTTGTATCAGATATTAGATGGCATCCACTATTTGCATTCAAATTGGGTGTTGCACAGAGATTTGGTaagtaaaacattattgttgtaCTCTTATGAGTGCATTAAGTACTGATTGATATTTATTTCTGCAAGAACTGCACGGCAACTGCACTGctcgcggcgcgaattataccGAGGGCTTCCACCAATTGACGCAGCAAatactatctacatagataGACGTCATActgctattggtcaaagccctcgatataagtcACGCAGCGTGCGGtgcggttgctgtgccgcggaGGTTGTatgcagtaaaattaaattatgtacttTTTCAGAAACCAGCTAATATCCTAGTAATGGGAGAAGGTCCAGAGAGGGGCAGGGTCAAGATAGCAGATATGGGTTTTGCCAGGTTGTTCAATGCACCGTTGAAGCCTCTTGCTGATCTGGACCCAGTAGTGGTGACATTTTGGTATCGAGCTCCGGAACTGCTTCTTGGTGCTAGACATTACACAAAGGCTATTGGTAAGTTTATTAAGGGAATTACGACTACTTTTACATACATCtaggtacatttttataaaaagattGGCAAGCTCCCCTTTGAAACTTTTCCTCTGATCACATAAGCAACTCTTTGTGGTCTTGTGTCAACCATACTGcaatattattttccgtttatATTATACTGTCCTAAATGGTGCACtccttgtaaaaaatataatttccagATATCTGGGCGATAGGCTGCATTTTCGCCGAACTGTTGACTTCTGAACCAATATTCCACTGCCGACAGGAGGACATAAAAACCAGCAATCCTTACCATCATGATCAGTTGGACCGGATATTCAATGTCATGGGTTTCCCACAGGAAAAAGACTGGGAAGATATTAGGAAAATGCCAGAACATGCTACTTTAGTTAAGGACTTTAAGAGATCGAAGTAAGATTACATACTTATTATAAGTCTTTCGATACGCGATTCGGATCAcgtcaccgcctatcacgttggtctaatagaaagtttGGTGATGTAAGGGTATTTacttcatcttacgatggatgtatctttgactaccccattggcaTAAAgacgcgagcttatgttatgtttatagtagtaaattactgactaatatgtatagtattagatatacacaaaataatatgtaataaagtGGATATGTTAGGACCAACAATTAGAGCACCATCtacatatcgagggttgaaaggcaaaagggtttaagcgacattttgggcgaaattgacttatatatatattcggaatcagcgattttttccgcgtcgactgatcttggtttcagatcaatcgaagctactttttggcgcttcaaccaattagcactttgggtacatttttaaaaacccgtgttttaaccgacaaaaaatgcacaaaattctgggcgggtggcatatcagtcgtattccgggatatgagtcggtcacataagctgttatgtcttttcattttcatgattcgaagtctgttaaagcgttttccctgacagtgttttgttatagataagtcggttaaatcatttgtccttagacgaaacgaaaatagatttggcgcttaaatctttttgctttaatccagattttataaatattgtcgcttcaaccgttttgccttcgacagtttaaaagtaaaattggcacttgaactgtttcgcctttaccgaaaatattcatagaatttgacttcagctatttatgctacattttttaaaattttttgtcgtataaaacaactatcattttcttttgaaaggacttaaaacgtttttccaaaacaaaaaagaaataatgttaacatttcagtcatcgcaattttgtatgaaaccttgtgcccgcatcacttcaacatatcaaagtaagtatgggcaggtcctggttgggcggttcacacagctaaaaattacgattgggaagaccgggagtgtgcgtgtcatcatgtcacccaagccgtatccgttgatggtgacttctatttgtgtctatcccaagtcgttgttgtggtagactttgacgtggctagcggaaccgaacttcgaattgaagatctggtcacatggcatacaatcaagctggccagccgagtttaccgtgtaattgtaggaaggtttccgttgagttttccgtatttggcgtcttggactaagattttcgaggactatatcacgcgctattccaggttcagacacactcatcccaactatcacttggcatgttgaaagccacatggttgcgcttgagtacgtctttgtaccgcatgtattgtccaccttgttcacatttccttctagacacctcgaaatagaaaacctttctgtcatccattcgcaggacgtgaccgcaccatcgtaggtgatgttttatgatgagagcttctattccgaatatgccagaacgacgtaatacttctgttattgaaaaccatcttgccgctttatgcgaaggatggaccttagacatttaaagtgttacgtatcaagtacgccgctgagactttgtacactaatattttaagttttccaaaggctgccaccgcacctgttatccgggctggcaactccgatgactttggagtcatttcatatttgagaacctaaatattttaattatgaaacttcctccagctcagcgccctttaaagctacatccccggagcatcctctggatggttattttaaaagggttttacacaaaactataaatattctggtgtgtgacttaattgaatcggccattcctcggcaagtttggttaactgacgcatagatgtgagacgtgagagatcaaaaatgatcttattcattttagccttaatttcaattaagctataaataacaattccacagagtatcccacttatgcgtgacaCACAAGAGATATaggtataaagaaaatagactaggaaccatggctccatgtgttatgacatagccttgtttcgcgccgtaggtaacgacgaatagctctgaaaagttacttctaaatcaaactgtcgtcatcatgtcgtcatgatattgtcgtatcaggataagtcataacttttcaggacaatctgttttctttagagcaatccacaagccgcgtgaagcctcacgcagcacataacaaaggccgatgttgttcaagccttttggcctgaatctgtttaataacaataccgtacccccatatctctgtccggacaaaatcatcattgggtttccggaagtaccttttctgcatcacgggatagaataacgttaaggctaaaatttaatatcgatcgcaatcgactcgcaaagaggaagaaggctaaaatcattccagcagctgactcccatatcttcaggatgagtttgtataaccagttattaatgtgtaggcatattatacagttcagatggtgtttttgatgtgttggtattcctcatccttcttagcgcggtaagaagttcttcaaaggtcgggggccgctagatcttaagcgaaacccccgaccttgttgtaacaaactcgaccgatatgttgtaacaaacaagtcactggtattactattgggatttaagacatcgttaaaatgtatccaaagcgctgctaataagtctttctgatcagtgaggcgttgggtcttttccttgttgtagattgaaactctcttcaaagtttgtggccgaaaacagtcttgaagctgtcgaaaatctaccgaaactggattgataggaatcagcatagagctgaatttcacaagattattccacctggcatttgtttttgagacatatggtgacagaaaagcccgcctgtagttctccacgagctgattttcacgttagaaccatcgcaccaatcttagttttgcagtctggtttaccaaccaataacttcggtagaggagagcacagctataaaaatgctcggcaaaggaacaccatctatttattattattatcatctatattatctcatcgacgtgtctgctgcgatgtccgacgtatctcggctttaaaagc
Encoded proteins:
- the LOC126371084 gene encoding cyclin-dependent kinase 8, which encodes MGDNFQNKTTMAPVMMDYDFKVKTQNERSKVEDLFDYEGCKVGRGTYGHVYKARRKDGSDTKDYALKQIEGTGLSMSACREIALLRELKHPNVINLIRVFLSHTDRKVWLLFDYAEHDLWHIIKFHRAAKANKKSVMVPKGMVKSLLYQILDGIHYLHSNWVLHRDLKPANILVMGEGPERGRVKIADMGFARLFNAPLKPLADLDPVVVTFWYRAPELLLGARHYTKAIDIWAIGCIFAELLTSEPIFHCRQEDIKTSNPYHHDQLDRIFNVMGFPQEKDWEDIRKMPEHATLVKDFKRSNYQNCSLSKYMDRHKIKPDSKAFSLLQRLLLMDPNRRITSEQAMQDPYFTEDPLPTQDVFAGCPIPYPKREFLTDDDQDDKSDSKARQNQQQQQPNTQQNQVQQNNHDHAANNAKRMRMQGPNQGNNTTGGGQQEFHQQQQMMFGGQQQGGGSQQQGNFQQRF